Sequence from the Deinococcus radiotolerans genome:
ACACGCGGGGCCCGCTCGACTGGTTGGGGCAGGCAGGGCTCGTCATGGCGTCATGCTGCGCCGCGCCCGGTGCGGGCCGCATCTGCCATCCGGCGCACCCGCGTTCAGGCCGGTTATCCTGCCCGCATGAGCCTCACCTTCCAGGACGCCAGCGCGCGCGTGGACGCCTTCATCTCCCAGTTCAAGGAGGGGTACTTCCCGCCGCTGCTGATGCTGGCCCGCCTGACCGAGGAGACCGGCGAGATCGCCCGCGTGATCGCCCACCAGAACGGCAAGACGCCCAAGGCCGGCGAGGACGCCGGAGACCTGGAGATGGAACTGGCGGACCTGCTGTTCGTGACGATCTGCATGGCGAACGAACGCGGGCTGGACCTGGAACGCGGCTTCGAGCGCATGATGACGAAGATCGAGCGGCGTGACGCGACCCGCTGGACGAAGAAGGACACGGACGAGGACGCCGCTGACCGGGCCGCTGAGGAGGGCGCGCTGTGACCGGCGACGCGGCGGGTGACCCGCGCTACCCGGTCGGGCCGATGCCCACGCCCCTGACCCTCACGCCCACCGAGCGGGTCGAGGCGCTGGGGCAGGTGTTCGCACTGCCCGCCGATCTGTTCGAGGCGGTGCAGGGCCTCTCCGAGGCGCAGCTGGCCACCCCGTACCGCGAGGGCGGCTGGACGGTGCGGCAGGTCGTGCACCACGTGGCCGAGAGTCACATGAACGCGTTCATTCGCCTGAAGCTCGCGCTGACCGAGAACAACCCGGTGATCAAGCCGTACGAGGAGGACCGCTGGGCGACCCTGCCCGATCACGAGCTGGTGCCAGAGGTGAGCCTGAACCTGATCGACGCGCTGCACTCTCGCCTGGGCATGCTGTTCGCGTCACTGGACCCGCAGGGGGACGACTGGGCCCGCCCCTGGACGCACCCGGCGCAGGGCCGCACGTACACCGTGGACACCCTGCTGGCCATGTACGCCTGGCACGGGCGGCACCACGTGGCGCACATCACCGGCCTGCGCGACCGGATGGGCTGGTAGGTGCAGTTCGGCCCTGAGCTGCACACCCCGGTCCCGCACCGCGCGGCGGGCGTGGTCGTCCTGAACGCGGCAGGGGACATCCTGCTCGTCCGCGAACGGGGCGTGCCGGGGGGACGGGGGAAGGCTGACCTGTGGCACATTCCCAGCGGCACCGTCGAACCCGGCGAGAACCCCCAGGACACGGCCGTGCGTGAGGCGTGGGAGGAAGCTGGGGTCCGCGCTGGCCTCCTGAAGTTCCTGGCGGCCTATCTGGGGCACTTCCCGGATGGTGAGCCGGTCCTGCGGCACGCGTGGCTGGCCGAGGCGAGTACCGGTTCGACCTTCACGCCCGCCCTGCCCGATGAGGTCAAGGAGGTGCGCTTCGTGCCGCAAGCTGAGTTTGACGCGCTGTACAGCGCCGGGCTGATCCGCATGCACCACACGAAACTGTTCTATGAAGACGCCCTGCGCGAACGTGAACGCTTGATGCCCCAACTTGAACGCTGAGCCCTCAGCGGCGTGCAGCAGGCGCCGCGTCCGCGCGGGGCACGAGCACAATGGCGTTCGGCACGGGGCGGCTCCAGACCGTGTTCAGGTACCCGCCCAGGTTCGCGTACCCGCCGGTCACGAACGCCGTGGCGCTGCTGCCGCTGTCCAGGCGCACGGCGTCCCGCACGCCCGCCTTCGCCAGCGCGGACGCGAACGCCTCAGGACTCCCGTGCTCCAGGAACGCAATCGTGGGTTGACCAGCCAGCGTCCCGAACGCCACCTGCCGGGTGGGCCGCCAGATGCTCGCAGCGGTGTTGAAGCCCTCCCGGGCCGGGTCGAGTGCCACGCGGCCGCCCTGCACCAGCAGCGGCCCGGCACTCAGGGCGTCCGTGGCGGCGTCCCAGCCGCCCTCCGCGCGCCAGTTCAGCGTGGCGCTCAGTGGGGCACCTGCCGTGCGGGGCAGCTGCGGGAAGCGCGCCGGGTCGAAGGTGAAGGCCAGTGTCCCCTGGGGCGGGGTCACCAGGCCCGTCATCGCTGAGCCCACCACGCCCGCGCCGGGCGCTACGAGCAGCGTGGTCAGGCGGTCCGCACCGACCCGGGTGCGGCCGTCCCCCACGAACGCCGTGAGCAGGCCGGGGTCCGCCTTGGCCCGCACGCTGTTCACGGTCACGCTGAAGCCTGCGCCACTCAGGACGTACCGGGGCCGGGGGTAACCGAAGAGGGTGTCACCCTGCGCGGTGAAGCCCAGCGTGGCACGCTTTTCTAGGCTGGGTGCGGTCATCAGGCCGCCCATGGCGACCAGGTCCACTGGCAGGTGCGTGCCTGGATCGAAGTACCCGCCGTTCACGCCGGCCACGCCGCCCACGCGCTTCACGAGGTCCGCGACGCCGCTGGCCTGTCCGGTCGGGGCGCTCACCACGCGCGGCTGGTAGCGGGCCGGGTCGAAACTCAGCAGGTGCAGGCTGCCCAGCTGCCGGTACGTCACGCCGTCCGGCATGGCGTCCGGGTCCACGGGGGGCGGCACGTTCCCGTCCAGGTAGGTGGTGGTGTCGATCACGACGCGCTCCGGGTTGTTCAGCGTGAAGATCTCGCTGCGCCCGCCCCCGGTCGTGAGGCCCACCGCGGCGCCCTGCGGGGTCTGCGTGAGGGTCAGGGTGTCACCGGACTCAAGGGTCTGCGAGGAGGGGGTGACGGACACGCCGCTCAGGGTGACAGTCAGGCCGTTCTGGAGGCGCGTGACGCTGCTGGCCGCCGCGCCACTGAGTTCCAGCACGACCCGCTGCACCTCCACCGTGCGGTGCAGGGTGCGGCTCACGCGGACGGTATCCAGATTCACCGTGAACGCCGGTTGCGGCTGTGGCAGGGGAGAGGGCGCCGGGGTGGGGCCGGGTACGGGCGCCTGTGCCAGATCCGGCGAGGGCGGCAGGGTCGCGGCCGGCACGCTGCTCGGGGCGGCGAAATCCAGCAGGGCGGGCGTGTCGGCCAGCACCTGGAGGCCCAGCGCGTTCAGGGCCGCCAGAGGAACGAACAGACTGCCGCCGCTCAGCTGCGGCACGGGCAGCTTCGCGCTCAGCGTGAAGCCCGTGGCGCGCCACCCGGTGGCCGGGTCGTAGCGCAGTTCCCGCGTGCCTAGCAGCAGGCGCAGGTCCGCCGGGTCGTTGCGGACGGCCACACCCAGGCGCGGCAGGGTCCACACCGGCAGCATCTCCCCGCCGGGGAGGGCCTGCGTGCCCACCGCCGCCGACTGCACCACGCCGCCAATCGCGACGGGCCGCGCGCCCGCCGATCCGATCAGGGCTGCGCCGAGCAGCAGAAGGGCGAGGCGACGGGGGAAAGCTCGGGGGGACGCAGTCACGCCGCGGAGTGTACCGTCCGCCCCGGCGCGCGCTGGTGAGCGGCCCGTCAGCTTCAGTGTTGGGAGTCACGGTCAGTGACGCTCTTGTATGAAAAGTGAATTTATACTTGACCGCATATGATTGAACCTTCACTGGCGCTGTACGGGGACGCCTTCGAACGCGTTGACGGTCTTATCCAGGAGCTTCTCGACACCACCGGCGTCCGTTACGGCCTGCTCGTGGACCGCAAGGGCTTCGTCCTCTCGCACAAAGAAGCCCTGTGGGCGCCGCGTCCCCCCGCGCTGGACAGCGTCGCCACGCTGGTCGCTAGCAACGCCGCCGCGACCGCCGCGCTAGCCAACATGCTGGGCGAACGCACCTTCAGCGAGCAGATCCACCAGGGTGAGAACGGCACGCTGTACGTCGAATCGGTCGGCACGGACTCGCTCCTCACGCTGATCTTTGACGCCAGCGTCCCCCTGGGCAAGGTGAAGGTGTACGCCAAGAAGAGCATCGCGCAGATCGCCGCGATTCTCGACGAACTCAAGGACATCCCCCCGGTGCAGCTGGGCGAGGACTTCAGCGCGGGCGCAACCTCGCTGCTCGACGATCTGCTGGGCTGAACCCACCCCGGCTCCCACCCCTCACCGTTCGCCTGATTCCACCAGAGGAGTTCCATGAGCACCATCAACTTCGCGGCGCGCGAAATCAACTGCAAGATCGTCTACTACGGCCCCGGCATGAGCGGCAAGACCACCAACCTCAAGCACGTGTTCTCCAAGGTGCCCGGCCACCTGCGCGGCGAGATGGTCAGCCTGGCCACCGAGGACGAACGCACGCTGTTCTTCGACTTCCTGCCCCTGGACCTGGGGACCGTGCAGGGCTTCAAGACCCGCTTCCACCTGTACACCGTGCCCGGCCAGGTGTTCTACAACGCCAGCCGCAAGCTGATCCTGCGTGGCGTGGACGGCATCGTGTTCGTCGCGGACAGCGCCCCCAACCGCCTGCGCGCGAACGCCGAGAGCATGCGCAACCTGCGCGAGAACCTCCAGGAGCACGGCATTGACGTGCGCGACGTGCCCATCGTGCTTCAGGTGAACAAACGCGACCTGCCCGACGCGCTGCCGCTCGAGATGATCCGCGCCGTGATCGACCCCCGGCAGGAACTCATGATCTTCGAGGCCATGTCCGACAAGGGCGTCGGCGTCTTCGAGACCCTCAAGACCGTCAGTCGCCTGGTGCTGGAGCGTCTCTCCCAGAACAAGTAAAGCGCAGAAGGCAGCGGGCCACCCACGTACGCGCGGGTGGCCCGCTCTCTGACCGCCCAACCCTGCAGAGCGGCGGACCGAATCGACACTTCTATGCGGCACACCGGCCTCAACTCTGGGCCACGTGAGCACCGGTCATTCATGGTGCCCCCCTGGTGTCCTGGCGGCTCCTGCGCCTTCCTCTGCACCCGGTTGAATCCCGTTCCCCGGTCTGCGCTCCGCCTGAACTGGTGGTGCATCCCGTATGCTGAAGCGTAATGAGCGCCGTGATTCACCTGCAAGCGCTCGGGCTGACCGAGTACGAAGCCCGTGCCTACACCGCCCTTCTGGCCCTGGGCCGGGCCGTTCCGGCCCGCGTGGCCCGGCAGGCCGGTATTCCCCGGCCCAAAATCTACGAGACGCTCGAACGCCTGGAGGGGCGCGGCCTGGCCGCCAAGGTCGGGCAGAACCCCCTGGAATACGCGCCGCTCAGCGCCCGGGAGTACCTCGCGCGCGCACGCCGGGCCTTCGATGACCGGCTGGGCGCCCTGGACCGCGACCTGTCCCGCCTGGCCCCCGACCCGGCCCCCGAGGCGGTCTACCACCTGTACGGCGAGGCGGCCATTCGCAGCCTCTGTGAGGACCTGACCCTGAACGCCCGGCGCAGCCTGTACATGGCGGGTGACGCCAGTTTCGCCGACCGTCTGGAACGACTCAGCCCGCGCGGGGTGGACCTGTACCGCACGCCCCTGGCGAACCTGCCGGCCATTGCGGCGCCCGGTCAGCGGGCCTTCCTGCTCGCCCGGGACGGTGAGGCGGCGCTCGTGGCGCACTTCATCGATGAGGGCGGCGTGGGTGAGGCGCACGGCGTACACACCCACAACCCCGTGATCATCCACCTGATCGAGGGGTACGTGCAGCTGGCCGCGCAGCAGCTTCAGCCGCGCTGAGCAGCGCCAGCGGGCCGCCGTGTTGACAGTGCCGGGGGTCGCTGGTAGCATAGCTGAGCCTCAAACGAGGCGGCACGATCAAGAGGGGCTGTGGCGCAGTTGGGAGCGCGTCTGAATGGCATTCAGAAGGTCAGGGGTTCGAATCCCCTCAGCTCCACCAGAAGGTGCCCCGCATGCACGCGGGGCTTTTTCAAGGCGATGTAGCTCAGCTGGTTAGAGCGAACGACTCATAATCGTTAGGTCCCCGGTTCAAGTCCGGGCATCGCCACCAAGAGAGGAGAATCCCGTCCAGGACGGGATTTTTCTTTTTGTATCGCAAGATTGAACTTGGTGTACCGACCCGTGATCGTTCGCTCCAGATCCAGACCGCTGAGACCCGTCAAAGGGGCATCGACATGGTCATCTCCGAACTCTGGGAGCAGTTCTACTACCACCTGCGGGTCAAACGGCGAGCCAGGACAACACTCCGCTTCTACAGCGTCACGCAGCGCGCCCTCGAGCGGTACGCCGCGCACGACGCTGGCTTCCCGGCTTCTCCAGACCTCATCACGGTGACCCACCTCCGGGGCTTCCTCGTGTGGCTGGATGACCAGGGTCTGGCGCCAGGGGGCATTCATGCCCACGTGCGGGCGCTCAAGGCCTGCTTCGGCTGGGCTCACAAAGAAGAGCTGCTTTCCCGAAACCCAGCATTGCGTCTGGAACGGCCGACCTTGCCCGGGCACCGCCTCCCCATGGTCGATGCCGACCTGGTTGGAAGCCTCATTCAAAAGGCCCGCGCCGCAGACCAGCCTCTCAGAGACGTGGCCCTGCTGCTGACCCTCTTCGACACCGGTGTGCGGCTGGGTGAAGTGATTGGCATGAAGGTGAACGACCTTCGTCCGGAGAAGGGCCTGGTCCGCGTGGTGGGCAAGGGGGACAAGGAGCGCTCCGTCCCCATCGGAACGCGGGCCCTGGGCGCCATCACCACCTACATGCGCCGCGAGCGCCGTCCCAAGCACGCCGGGGTGCATCACCTCTTCCTGAACCGCACTGGGCAGGCGATGACCCGGAGCTGCGTCGGTATCCGCCTGAGCCTGCTGGCCCGGCACCTCGACCTCGACCGCTCCCTGGCGGCGCCCCATGCCTTCCGCCGGGGCTTCGCGGTGGAGTTCCTGCGCAACGGCGGCGACGTCTTCACGCTGCAGCAGATCCTGGGGCACAGCAGCCTCGAGATGACGCGGCGTTACGTCAACTTCCTCGACGAGGACCTCAAGGCGGCGCACCTGCGCTTCTCGCCGGGAGACCGCCTGTGACCCCGGAGCCGCTGAACAGGGTGCTGGCGCACTACGGCTTTGACTCTGTGAGCACCATCGAACAGATCGAACGGGGAGGGGAGTGGCGGGTCCGGCAGGGCGACCGGATCCTGCGCTGGGCCCCCGCGGATCGGCCGCTGGCCGAACATATCGTCCGCGACGCGCAGCTCTTAAGCGTCCTGGAGCACCACCATATTCCCGCGCCGGAACTCCTCGCTCTGGATATGAGTGACTCAGCGCAGGTGGTCAGCGTGCAGGATCTGCGGCTGCCAGGTGCCCACACCGGGCTCGGTGCCACCGGGCTGTCGGAGCAGGGCTGGCGATCGCTGGGAGGGTACCTGTTCGCCCTGCATGAGCGTGGACCTCTCTCCCCGACGTCCCGCTCCATGCCTCCGGTGAACGCGGAGCGAGCCCTCGCCCTCCTGCGAGACCGCCAGGTTCTGGACGCGGCCCAGGTCCGCTGGGTACGGCGCTGGCTGTCCCTGGTGCCTCCCGCCGTTCCGGTGCTGACGCACGGCATGGTGACGCCGTCCTGGGTGGTGACCGATGACCGGGGCGATCTGGTTCTGGGCCTGACCGACTGGAGTGTGGCCGGTCCCAGGCTGCCAGGGCACGACTTCCTGCACCTGCCTGAGGCGGCGCGCTGGACCGTGCTGGAGGGCTACGGCCAGACCGGCTTCCCGAGACTCCTTCAGGTTTACCTGCATCAATTGTTGGAAGCCGCCCGGGACGTCGCGCCAGAAGCCGTCACAGGCGCGGCGCTTGAGCAGTTGCACCGTCTGATCGAGGAAGAACTGCGGCTCTAGAGAGATCCTTGGAGGCCCGAACCCCTGCTGCGGAGCGTGGGGCTTCGGGCCTTTATTTGCTTCGGTTACGGTGGGCTGCCGCGACTGAACTGCGCGGACGCGTCACTGTCGATACGCGGCGTTCAACTGTGCCTGGAGAAAGGCTTTGGTGCCGCGCGCGTGCGTGACGGTGGGCCGCATGCCCTGTGTGTGGTGCTGGATCTCGTCGAGCGCCCGTTTGACCTTGCGCTAGGTGTCACGGATGAGGGCGTCATCCAGCGCGTCACCTTCCCGCAGTTCGTGGGCTGGTGTGACGTAGTCGCGGTAGTGCCGCACCCGGTAGGGGAAGTCGGCTTTAGTGAGTGTGATCCACCCACGTTCACTGGCGACGGCCAGCAGGACATCGAGCCGCCAGTCCCTGATCGCGCCCAGGTGGTGTGGCGCCTCGCTTGATGCCCTTGCCAAGCGGGGATACGCCTGTGCACAGGTCACCAGGACGTGTTCGAGGATGGCGCTCAGGGCAATGAATGCCATACGTGAGGCGCCAGCGTGGTGCAGCACCACCGCCTCAGCCCAACGGTCTTGCAGGAGCCTGATATCTTCTGCCGTCAGGAAGACATGCTGAAAGGCAGGCGTGTCCAGCGCGTCTAGGCGTCAGGGGCGCGGCCAGGATCACCAAGGGCTGGGCCATGAGCCCTATCTCTGGCGCCCCACAGACCGTCCAGCCATCCGGCGAAAGGATTTCACCGACCCTGCGCTGCAACGAAGCGCGCACCTGGTCGGAATTTTCCGCCTGCAAAATGGCCTTCAACAGCAGCGCGCCCTGCCCCTGCCTCTGCGCGTCTTCAACCACGCGCGTCACATAGTCGATTCTGGATTCAGTGGCCAGCCAGCCGGAGGCGTAGCCGA
This genomic interval carries:
- the mglB gene encoding GTPase-activating protein MglB — protein: MIEPSLALYGDAFERVDGLIQELLDTTGVRYGLLVDRKGFVLSHKEALWAPRPPALDSVATLVASNAAATAALANMLGERTFSEQIHQGENGTLYVESVGTDSLLTLIFDASVPLGKVKVYAKKSIAQIAAILDELKDIPPVQLGEDFSAGATSLLDDLLG
- a CDS encoding phosphotransferase, with product MTPEPLNRVLAHYGFDSVSTIEQIERGGEWRVRQGDRILRWAPADRPLAEHIVRDAQLLSVLEHHHIPAPELLALDMSDSAQVVSVQDLRLPGAHTGLGATGLSEQGWRSLGGYLFALHERGPLSPTSRSMPPVNAERALALLRDRQVLDAAQVRWVRRWLSLVPPAVPVLTHGMVTPSWVVTDDRGDLVLGLTDWSVAGPRLPGHDFLHLPEAARWTVLEGYGQTGFPRLLQVYLHQLLEAARDVAPEAVTGAALEQLHRLIEEELRL
- a CDS encoding nucleotide pyrophosphohydrolase; this translates as MSLTFQDASARVDAFISQFKEGYFPPLLMLARLTEETGEIARVIAHQNGKTPKAGEDAGDLEMELADLLFVTICMANERGLDLERGFERMMTKIERRDATRWTKKDTDEDAADRAAEEGAL
- a CDS encoding tyrosine-type recombinase/integrase, translating into MVISELWEQFYYHLRVKRRARTTLRFYSVTQRALERYAAHDAGFPASPDLITVTHLRGFLVWLDDQGLAPGGIHAHVRALKACFGWAHKEELLSRNPALRLERPTLPGHRLPMVDADLVGSLIQKARAADQPLRDVALLLTLFDTGVRLGEVIGMKVNDLRPEKGLVRVVGKGDKERSVPIGTRALGAITTYMRRERRPKHAGVHHLFLNRTGQAMTRSCVGIRLSLLARHLDLDRSLAAPHAFRRGFAVEFLRNGGDVFTLQQILGHSSLEMTRRYVNFLDEDLKAAHLRFSPGDRL
- a CDS encoding TrmB family transcriptional regulator, whose product is MSAVIHLQALGLTEYEARAYTALLALGRAVPARVARQAGIPRPKIYETLERLEGRGLAAKVGQNPLEYAPLSAREYLARARRAFDDRLGALDRDLSRLAPDPAPEAVYHLYGEAAIRSLCEDLTLNARRSLYMAGDASFADRLERLSPRGVDLYRTPLANLPAIAAPGQRAFLLARDGEAALVAHFIDEGGVGEAHGVHTHNPVIIHLIEGYVQLAAQQLQPR
- a CDS encoding YfiT family bacillithiol transferase, with translation MTGDAAGDPRYPVGPMPTPLTLTPTERVEALGQVFALPADLFEAVQGLSEAQLATPYREGGWTVRQVVHHVAESHMNAFIRLKLALTENNPVIKPYEEDRWATLPDHELVPEVSLNLIDALHSRLGMLFASLDPQGDDWARPWTHPAQGRTYTVDTLLAMYAWHGRHHVAHITGLRDRMGW
- a CDS encoding phosphodiester glycosidase family protein; its protein translation is MLPVWTLPRLGVAVRNDPADLRLLLGTRELRYDPATGWRATGFTLSAKLPVPQLSGGSLFVPLAALNALGLQVLADTPALLDFAAPSSVPAATLPPSPDLAQAPVPGPTPAPSPLPQPQPAFTVNLDTVRVSRTLHRTVEVQRVVLELSGAAASSVTRLQNGLTVTLSGVSVTPSSQTLESGDTLTLTQTPQGAAVGLTTGGGRSEIFTLNNPERVVIDTTTYLDGNVPPPVDPDAMPDGVTYRQLGSLHLLSFDPARYQPRVVSAPTGQASGVADLVKRVGGVAGVNGGYFDPGTHLPVDLVAMGGLMTAPSLEKRATLGFTAQGDTLFGYPRPRYVLSGAGFSVTVNSVRAKADPGLLTAFVGDGRTRVGADRLTTLLVAPGAGVVGSAMTGLVTPPQGTLAFTFDPARFPQLPRTAGAPLSATLNWRAEGGWDAATDALSAGPLLVQGGRVALDPAREGFNTAASIWRPTRQVAFGTLAGQPTIAFLEHGSPEAFASALAKAGVRDAVRLDSGSSATAFVTGGYANLGGYLNTVWSRPVPNAIVLVPRADAAPAARR
- the mglA gene encoding GTPase MglA, which produces MSTINFAAREINCKIVYYGPGMSGKTTNLKHVFSKVPGHLRGEMVSLATEDERTLFFDFLPLDLGTVQGFKTRFHLYTVPGQVFYNASRKLILRGVDGIVFVADSAPNRLRANAESMRNLRENLQEHGIDVRDVPIVLQVNKRDLPDALPLEMIRAVIDPRQELMIFEAMSDKGVGVFETLKTVSRLVLERLSQNK
- a CDS encoding Nudix hydrolase, translated to MQFGPELHTPVPHRAAGVVVLNAAGDILLVRERGVPGGRGKADLWHIPSGTVEPGENPQDTAVREAWEEAGVRAGLLKFLAAYLGHFPDGEPVLRHAWLAEASTGSTFTPALPDEVKEVRFVPQAEFDALYSAGLIRMHHTKLFYEDALRERERLMPQLER